A genomic segment from Perca flavescens isolate YP-PL-M2 chromosome 13, PFLA_1.0, whole genome shotgun sequence encodes:
- the ammecr1 gene encoding nuclear protein AMMECR1: MGRKRCVGADCSKMAAGCCGVKKQKLSGSPGSGGPGGVGIGNGVVGTGHCGSELGIGSSATVAAAANVIRANGLGGPGGSVSSSSSSSSSSSGGGGGSNALSPAQAGYTSSGLSPNLSSGPGSGGGSRKMVVSAEMCCFCFDVLYCHLYGYQPPRTPRFTNDPYPLFVTWKIGRDKRLRGCIGTFSAMNLHSGLREYTLTSALKDSRFPPMTRDELPRLFCSVSLLTNFEDVGDYLDWEVGVHGIRIEFFNEKGSKRTATYLPEVAKEQGWDHIQTIDSLLRKGGYKAPITNDFRKTIKLTRYRSEKLTMGYAEYIAHRQHHHYQNGIGHPLPPYNHYS; encoded by the exons ATGGGTCGGAAGCGGTGTGTCGGTGCAGattgttccaagatggcggccggGTGCTGCGGGGTGAAGAAGCAGAAGCTGTCGGGATCGCCCGGGTCGGGGGGTCCCGGTGGGGTGGGGATAGGAAACGGGGTGGTAGGAACCGGACATTGTGGCTCGGAGTTGGGGATTGGCTCCTCCGCGACCGTTGCAGCAGCGGCGAACGTGATCAGAGCCAACGGCCTGGGGGGACCCGGGGGTAGcgttagcagcagcagcagcagtagtagcagcagcagcggcggcggcggcggctcAAACGCTCTGTCCCCAGCCCAGGCCGGTTACACTTCATCCGGCCTCTCCCCAAATCTCAGCTCGGGACCTGGTTCGGGAGGTGGAAGCAGAAAAATGGTCGTCTCAGCGGAGATGTGCTGCTTCTGTTTTGACGTCCTTTATTGCCACCTCTACGGATACCAGCCTCCAAGAACACCCAGGTTTACAAATGATCCCTA CCCGCTGTTTGTCACATGGAAAATAGGCAGAGACAAGCGGTTGCGAGGTTGTATAGGTACATTTTCTGCCATGAATCTGCACTCAGGACTCAGGGAGTACACCCTTACCAG TGCCCTTAAAGACAGCCGCTTCCCCCCTATGACAAGGGATGAGCTGCCTCGCCTCTTCTGCTCAGTGTCTCTTCTCACCAACTTTGAAGACGTTGGGGATTACCTTGACTGGGAG GTGGGTGTTCACGGTATAAGGATAGagtttttcaatgaaaaagGATCAAAGCGCACCGCCACCTACTTACCAGAGGTTGCAAAGGAGCAAG GTTGGGACCACATTCAAACCATAGATTCCTTACTACGAAAGGGAGGTTACAAAGCCCCCATCACAAATGACTTCAGGAAGACCATTAAGTTAACCAG GTACCGTAGCGAGAAGTTGACAATGGGTTATGCAGAGTACATCGCCCACCGCCAGCACCATCACTACCAGAACGGCATTGGGCACCCTCTACCACCCTACAACCATTATTCCTGA